One genomic window of Salvia miltiorrhiza cultivar Shanhuang (shh) chromosome 4, IMPLAD_Smil_shh, whole genome shotgun sequence includes the following:
- the LOC131021329 gene encoding pentatricopeptide repeat-containing protein At5g57250, mitochondrial → MLPLSTLLKSGFTPTPKHFSSFFIFLSRNRRFQSIIHLFSQLSRNNIEADVQTRTIFTEALLKQHKYEEVADILKNLTGKSNFLHKNRIFNSLIQGICSYNRDPERGLSLFKDFMKREAVVPSSHTFCSLISCFSRMGKMDRVIDLLEFMSDDKFKYPFDNYVCTSVMLGFVKTGEPELAVGFYETALKSGSLTPNVVTCTTVLSAYCQLRDVDNVSHLVTWMESNKLALDVVFYTTWMYGCLMEGLIYEAFQKYRAMVNTKVELDTIAYTILIDGFSKNGYVEKAVGFLCKMRKDGLAPSLVTYTVIILGFCKKGKLDEAFAVFSMLDRLGIESDEFTYAILIDGVCKKGDFDLVYRLLDEMEKKGISPGIVTYNTVINGLCKVGRTSEAADFSKGIVGDLITYSTLLKGYVEEQNFSGILETKRRLEAEGIQMDLIMCNILIKALLMVGLFEDALAIYKGLPQMDLSPNSVSYCTLIDGYCKVGRINEALEIFDDFRRTSSPSAASYKRIILGLCDEGMVDMAIDVFIEYMWRDMTLDRTVHMMLIEATLNRKGADGISEMICRMDDRGLRELHIVCNDAISFLCKMGYPEASYSTLVALRSKQLALENMGYYSIIRALLFKGNILWAQLILTCFIKIYGMSDLNVCKIIVNYLCLNNVKKSLLFLSRMNEKKWSVTIPISTFMTLTKDGKIVDAYELMMGAESNLPHMDVINYSIMIDALCKAKHINKALDLCILAKKKGLAINIVIYNSVINGLCSQGCLLEAFRLFDSLEKIDILPTEVTYGTLINALVKEGLLQDARVLFERMFLKDLKPNTHIYNSLIDGYCKASLLEEATEIFQDLELRNVKPDGFTVGALINGYCHKGDMEGALKFFFELKAMGLLPDFLGFMYLLRGLCAKGRMEESRSILREMLQTQLIIDLLRRIDTGVESDSVDNLLVFLCEQGRIHDALALLEEVGSLLFSARSISSSHVLDQHELKADTEVAPSSYAGSDFLSLSSDDRKVEDLLNSIEPGKTHHLKDFNSFYSLINSLCLKGELAKANKLTKLLIKS, encoded by the coding sequence ATGCTTCCGCTCTCTACACTGCTAAAAAGCGGTTTCACTCCCACACCGAAACATTTCAGCAGTTTCTTTATCTTTCTCTCCCGGAATCGAAGATTCCAATCCATCATTCACCTTTTCTCCCAACTCAGTCGCAATAATATTGAAGCTGATGTCCAAACCCGCACAATTTTTACCGAAGCTCTACTGAAACAACACAAATATGAAGAAGTAGCTGATATCTTGAAAAACCTCACCGGGAAATCCAATTTTCTGCATAAAAACCGAATATTCAATTCTTTGATTCAGGGCATTTGCAGTTATAATCGAGATCCTGAGAGGGGGCTGTCTTTGTTCAAGGATTTCATGAAAAGGGAGGCAGTTGTTCCATCTTCTCACACTTTCTGTTCGTTGATTAGCTGTTTTAGCAGAATGGGGAAAATGGATAGGGTGAttgatttgttggaatttaTGTCTGATGATAAATTCAAGTACCCTTTTGATAATTATGTTTGTACTTCTGTTATGCTTGGTTTTGTAAAGACTGGGGAGCCTGAACTCGCAGTTGGGTTTTATGAGACTGCTCTGAAGTCAGGTTCTTTGACTCCTAATGTCGTTACTTGTACAACAGTTTTGAGTGCTTATTGTCAATTAAGAGATGTTGATAATGTTTCACATTTGGTTACTTGGATGGAAAGTAATAAGTTGGCCTTGGATGTTGTGTTTTATACTACTTGGATGTATGGATGTTTAATGGAAGGATTGATTTATGAGGCATTTCAAAAGTATAGAGCAATGGTGAATACAAAAGTTGAGTTGGATACTATTGCTTACACTATACTCATAGATGGATTTTCGAAAAATGGATATGTGGAAAAGGCTGTAGGATTTCTGTGCAAGATGAGAAAGGACGGACTTGCACCAAGTTTAGTTACCTACACTGTGATTATTTTGGGGTTCTGCAAAAAAGGGAAATTAGATGAGGCATTTGCAGTTTTTAGCATGCTTGACAGGTTGGGGATTGAATCTGATGAGTTTACATATGCTATTTTGATTGATGGAGTTTGTAAAAAGGGTGATTTCGATCTTGTATATCGCCTGCTTGATGAAATGGAGAAGAAAGGTATAAGTCCTGGTATTGTCACATACAATACTGTCATCAATGGATTATGCAAAGTTGGGAGGACATCTGAGGCAGCTGATTTTTCAAAGGGCATAGTTGGAGATCTCATCACATATAGTACACTGTTAAAGGGTTATGTTGAAGAACAAAATTTCTCTGGGATTTTAGAAACTAAAAGGAGACTGGAAGCGGAAGGCATTCAGATGGATCTGATCATGTGTAACATACTAATAAAAGCCCTGCTTATGGTCGGCTTGTTTGAGGATGCACTTGCAATTTATAAGGGACTACCACAAATGGACTTGTCGCCGAACTCTGTTTCGTATTGTACTCTGATTGATGGATATTGTAAAGTAGGTAGGATCAATGAGGCACTTGAAATATTTGATGATTTCCGCAGGACCTCAAGTCCTTCAGCTGCTTCTTACAAGCGTATTATTTTAGGGCTCTGTGATGAGGGTATGGTTGACATGGCCATTGATGTGTTTATTGAATACATGTGGAGAGACATGACTTTGGATAGAACAGTGCATATGATGTTGATTGAAGCAACATTGAACAGAAAAGGTGCAGACGGTATTTCAGAAATGATCTGCAGAATGGACGACAGAGGGCTTCGAGAATTACATATTGTCTGTAATGATGCCATTTCTTTCCTCTGCAAAATGGGTTACCCTGAGGCATCATACAGTACACTAGTGGCATTGAGAAGTAAACAATTAGCATTGGAAAATATGGGTTATTATTCAATAATAAGAGCACTTTTGTTTAAAGGTAATATATTATGGGCTCAGCTTATTCTGACTTGCTTTATTAAGATATATGGCATGTCTGATCTTAATGTTTGTAAGATTATAGTAAATTACCTGTGTTTGAATAATGTGAAAAAATCCCTACTATTTCTCTCACGAATGAATGAGAAAAAGTGGAGTGTGACTATTCCTATTTCCACTTTTATGACACTTACAAAAGATGGAAAAATTGTGGATGCATATGAGCTCATGATGGGAGCAGAAAGTAACCTTCCTCATATGGATGTTATCAATTACTCCATTATGATTGATGCCCTCTGTAAAGCAAAGCACATCAACAAAGCATTAGATCTTTGCATTTTAGCTAAGAAGAAGGGATTAGCTATCAACATAGTCATCTATAATTCTGTCATAAATGGGCTCTGCAGCCAAGGTTGTCTGCTTGAAGCTTTTAGATTGTTTGATTCACTTGAGAAAATAGATATTCTTCCTACAGAGGTTACATATGGTACACTTATTAACGCTTTAGTTAAAGAAGGACTTCTACAGGATGCCAGGGTTCTCTTTGAGAGGATGTTTCTCAAGGACCTTAAGCCGAATACTCATATTTATAACTCATTGATTGATGGTTATTGCAAGGCAAGTTTACTTGAGGAAGCTACAGAGATTTTCCAGGATTTGGAGTTACGAAATGTTAAGCCAGATGGATTTACAGTTGGTGCACTGATCAATGGTTACTGCCATAAAGGTGACATGGAAGGAGCTCTTAAATTTTTCTTTGAGTTAAAAGCTATGGGTTTGTTACCAGATTTCCTGGGATTCATGTATCTCCTTCGGGGTTTGTGCGCCAAAGGAAGGATGGAAGAGTCTCGGAGCATTTTGAGAGAAATGCTTCAGACCCAGTTAATCATTGATCTCTTACGAAGGATTGATACTGGAGTTGAGTCTGACTCAGTGGATAATCTACTTGTCTTTCTCTGTGAGCAAGGACGTATTCATGATGCTCTTGCCTTACTTGAAGAAGTTGGGTCCCTGCTTTTCTCTGCAAGGAGTATTTCTTCTTCGCATGTATTGGATCAACATGAACTGAAAGCAGACACTGAAGTAGCTCCTTCAAGCTATGCTGGATCTGATTTTCTTTCCCTGTCATCTGATGACAGAAAAGTGGAAGACCTGCTAAATTCCATTGAACCTGGAAAAACGCATCACTTGAAAGATTTTAATTCTTTCTATTCTCTTATTAATTCACTGTGTTTGAAGGGGGAGCTGGCTAAAGCAAATAAGTTGACTAAGTTGCTTATAAAATCATGA